Genomic segment of Streptomyces sp. NBC_01210:
CGACACCGGCCGCAGCCTGCGTATGCCCGACGTTCGACTTCAGCGAGCCGAGCCAGAGCGGCTCCCCGCCCTCGCGCCCCTGCCCGTACGTGGCCAGCAGCGCCTGCGCCTCGATCGGGTCACCCAGCCGCGTACCCGTGCCATGGCCCTCGACCGCGTCGATGTCCGTCGTGGCGAGGCCGGTGCCCGCGAGGGCGCGCCGGATGACGCGCTGCTGGGCGAGACCACTGGGAGCGGTCAGGCCATTGGACGCGCCGTCGGAGTTGATGGCGGTGCCGCGCACCACCGCGAGCACCTGATGGCCGTTGCGCCGGGCCTCCGAGAGCCGTTCGAGGACGACGATGCCGACGCCCTCACCCCATCCGGTGCCGTCGGCGTCCGCGGAGTACGCCTTGCAGCGCCCGTCCTCGGAGAGGCCGCGCTGCCGGCTGAAGGCGAGAAACCCGCCAGGACTCGACATGACGGCCGCACCGCCGGCCACGGCGAGTGGGCAGTCGCCGCGGCGCAGGGCCTGTACGGCGAGGTGGAGTGCGACGAGCGAGCCGGAGCAGGCGGTGTCGACGGTGATGGTGGGACCTTCGAAGGCGAAGGTGTAGGCGAGACGGCCCGAGGCGACGCTGGCGGCGTTGCCGGTCAGCAGGTAGCCCTCGAAGCCCTCGGCGGCATCCTGCAGGCGCGGGCCGTACTCCTGGTTCTCGACGCCGACATACACACCGGTCTGACTGCCGCGGGCGGCCCTGGGGTCGATGCCCGCGCGTTCGAGGGCCTCCCAGGTGCTCTCCAGCAGGAGCCGCTGCTGCGGGTCCATGCCGAGCGCCTCGCGCGGGCTGATGCCGAAGAAGTCGGCGTCGAACTCGCCCGCGTCGTGCAGGAATCCGCCCTGGCGGGTGTAGCTCTTGCCCGCGTCGTCGGGGTCCGGAGAGTACAGATTGTCGAGATCCCAGCCGCGGCGGGTGGGGAAGTCGGAGATCGCGTCGCCGCCCTCGGCGAGGAGCTTCCACAGCTCCTCGGGGGTGGTGACGCCACCGGGGAGGCGCACGGCCATGCCGACGATGGCGATCGGCTCGTCGTCGGCCCCGGCGGTCCCGAGCGGCTCACCCTGGTCGCCCGGGTCGGCGGCGGAGCCGTACAGAAGGCGCTGAAGTTCGCGCGCGAGCGCCCGCGGGGTGGGATGGTCGAAGGGCAGGGTGACGGGCACGCGGAGCCCGGTCGCCGCGACGAGCCGGCTGTGGAAGTCGACGGCGGCGAGCGAGTGGAAGCCGAGCTCGAGGAAGGAACTCTCGGGGTCGATCCCGTTCGGTACCTCTCGGTCCGCGCTCTTGAGCACGTCCCTGGTCAGACCGGTGACGAAGGCGAGCAGGTGGTGTTCCTGCTCCGGCCCGGTCAGTTCAGCCTGCGAACGGAATTCTCCGGACTGGCCTACCATCGCTCGCTCCACAACTCTGCCGACATGGCTGTTCAAAGAAACCGGACTTCACGCGAGAGTATGTGGACACCAAGTGGCGGTCACACCCCTACGCACCCCTTGGGGCATTGCCGATATGGGGGTTGGTGTTGTGGCGGCTTTCGGCGCCGCCACGACGACGGCCAACGAATGCCGACGCAGCAACCGTTCACGATTGCTGAGGCATCAGCGGCTGACGAATACCGCCACGACAGCTGTATTCGTCACCACCGGGCATCAGCTTTTCGTCGGCCGCAGAGTGGACCGGAGAACGCTTTTCGGGTCGACGGCCACGACATCGAAGTTCCGCGTGGTGCATTTCACTCGCCGGAACAGATTGTCGGGGCCGGTGATGTAGAGCTTCCGTACACCGAGGTTGAGCAGCGAGTCGACGACATCGGGCCAGTTGATGGCCTTGTCGAAGGTGTCGAGCATCATTGTCCGCATCGCATCCGCGGTGCGCACGACACTGCCGTCCTGGTCGGCGACGACAGTGAGTTTCGGGTCGCGGATCTCGTACCGGGACAGGACCTCCTCCTCGGCCTTGCGGCGGAGACCGCCGAACGCCTCGGCGTGCACGGGCGGGCGCATCGTGTACATGGAGTAGCCGCCCATGGCGCTGATGGCCTTCTTGAGGCCGTCCAGGAGGTGTTCGCGGATGGACACCATGCAGAAGCCCTCGTCGAGACGGCCCGAGATGTCGTACCAGTCGCCGTTCGCGGCGAGCCCGTCCAGATACTCCTGGAAGGCCTCGTCCGGGACGCGTACACAGGAGTGGGTGACCACATCCTGGTGTTCGACGGCGAAGAACTCCTGCTCGCAGCGGGCGAGTTCGGCCGTCATACGGACGGTGTCCGCGAAGTCGACGGCCCCCGTCCAGGCGGCCGCGGCCTTCTGGCCGAAGCTCGGCCCGACGCAGTAGTCGGGGCGCATCCCGAGGAGGTCCTCGGCGCGGTCGGCCAGAGCAAGGGAGTTGACCAGGAAGGCCACCTGCGTGTACTCCGAGTAGTCGTCCTCGGCTTCGTAGAACCGGTCGAGGAGCGAGTACCCGAGCGCCTTGTCTGCAGCCGATACGCGGCGCCTTGCGTACCTGTCGAGAACCATGAATTTGCCGACCGCGGAAAAGCTTGACGGTCCCATTCCTGGAAATACGACAGCTGTCTTCTCTTCCATCAGATTTCACCCACAGTCAGCCAGCGGACAGCATGGTCGACGCTATGGGGGCGGGCGGGCCCCGGGCCACCCCATAGGCCCCCTAATCCCACCCCGTAGGCACCCCTTGACCTTCACGGGTGCCGCAGCATGCGGTCACCCGGCCCGCCTCGTGTGCGGACGCCTTGCCGAGCCGCCCGGTTCCCGTATCCCGCATGCCACATAGGCAGGGGGGATAGGGGTTGCCAGTGCCTCCCCGCGAAAAATAGCGTGTGCCTGCCGACGCAGGCAGTCCTCGGCCGACAGTTCACCATTCGGCCGGGCCACGCTGACGGCATCGACATGCGGCTCGCGCGGCGTGAGCGGGCGGAGCCCTCCCGGAATTTCATTGATTCCCCGACCAGCATCGCCGAAACGGCCCGAAGGGTTTTCCTGATGACGTCACCCAGCCCGGCTTCAATGAGCATGCTCGTTCCGGACTTCCCCTTCTCCTACGACGACTGGCTACGCCATCCCGCCGGTCTCGGCGAGCTGCCGCCCGAACGAGCCGGTACGCCGGTGGCCGTTGTCGGTGGTGGCATCTCCGGGCTGACGGCCGCCTACGAGCTGATGCGGCTCGGTCTGCGGCCCGTTGTGTACGAGGCCGGCGATCTGGGCGGCCGTATGCGAGCCGTTCCCTTCGCGACCCGCCCCGAGTACGTCGCCGAGCTCGGGGCGATGCGCTTCCCGAAGTCGGCGCGGGCTCTGTTCCACTACATCAACCTGCTCGGCCTGGGCACCCGCCCGTTCCCCAACCCGCTCGCGCCGAACACCCCGGGCACGCTCATCGACGTCAACGGACGCCAGCACTGGGCCCGTTCCCAGGACGACCTCCCGATGCTCTATCAGGAGGTCGCGGACGCCTGGGAGAAGACGCTCCAGGAGCTGGCCGAGCTGTCGACGGTGCGCGGCGCGATTCAGCAGCGCGACATCGTGACCCTCAAGGCCGTGTGGAACCGTCTGGTACGCGATCTCGACGACCAGTCCTTCTACGGCTTCCTGGCATCCTCGTCCTCGTTCCACTCCTTCCAGCACCGCGAGGTCTTCGGCCAGGTCGGCTTCGGTACGGGCGGATGGGACACCGACTTCCCCAATTCGGTTCTGGAGATCCTGAGGGTGGTCTTCACCGAGGCCGACGATGATCAGCTCTCCATCGTCGGCGGTGTGCAGCAGCTGCCGCAGGGGCTGTGGGAGCAGCGGCCCGAGTCCCCGGCCCACTGGCCCGAAGGCACTTCACTCTCCTCGCTGCACGGCGGGGGTCCGCGGCCGGCTGTTGTGGGGCTGCGGCGCAAGGGTTCCGACTTCGTCGTCGAGGACGCGTCCGGAGACGTCAGCGTCTACCCGGCCGTGGTGTTCACGCCGCATCTGTGGACGTTGCTGAACCGGATCGACTGCGAGCCGGGGCTGCTGCCCACCGAGCACTGGACGGCGGTGGAGCGCACGCACTACATGGGCTCCTCAAAGGTCTTCGTCCTCACCGACCGTCCGTTCTGGCGCGACATCGACCCGCGCACCGGCCGGGAGACGATGGGAATGACCCTCACCGACCGGATCGCGCGCGGCGTGTACCTCTTCGACAACGGTGTCGACCGGCCCGGCGTGATGTGCCTGTCGTACACATGGAACGACGACTCGCTGAAGTTCGCGACCCTGTCGGCGCAGCAGCGCCTCGAAGTGCTGCTGGAGCGGCTCGGCGAGATCTATCCGGGTGTGGACATCCGGTCGCACATCATCGACGAGCCGATCACCGTCACCTGGGAGACAGAGCCCCATTTCATGGGTGCCTTCAAGGCGAACCTGCCGGGCCAGTACCGGTATCAGCGGCGGTTGTTCACCCACTTCATGCAGGACGGGATGGACGCCTCGCACCGCGGATTCTTCCTCAGCGGCGACGACGTCTCCTGGACCGCGGGCTTCGCCGAAGGCGCGGTGACCACCGCCCTGAACGCGGTGTGGGGCGTGGTCAACCATCTGGGCGGCCGTACCCCGTCGGCCAACCCCGGACCCGGCGATGTGTTCGATCAGCTCGCTCCGGTGGAGCTGCCCTACGCCTGAGCCGGCCGTGTTTGTCCATCAATCCCCATGCTCCTCGCGGAACGAGGTATCACGATCATGACCAGGACCGGACCGGATGTGCGGGCGGGCAATGTCTCGACTCTGCCGGAAGCGCTTCGCCTGCGCTGCGAGAAGCAGCCCGACGAAATCGCATACGTATTCCTGCGCGACGGTGAAGAGCCCGACGGGTCACTCACCTACCGGCAGTTGGAGATCGACGCGGGCTCCCGCGCTGCCGCCCTGGAGCGGGCCGGGCTGAGCGGCGGTAATGCCGTACTGCTCTACCCCTCGGGTCTGGAGTTCGTACGGGCGCTGCTCGGCTGCATGTACGCGCGAGTGGCCGGCGCCCCGGTTCAGGTACCCACCCGGCAGCGTGGGGTGGAGCGGCTGCGCCGGATCGCGGACGACGCGGGCACCCGCACTGTGCTGACCACGGGAGCCGTCAAGCGAGACCTGGAGGAACGGTTCGGCGATCTGCCTGAGCTGGCCGGACTCACGCTCATTGACACCGAGGCGCTGCCGGAGGCGCCGTGGACGGGCGACGGTCCGGGCCCCGACGACATCGCACTGCTCCAGTACACGTCGGGCTCCACCGGCGATCCGAAGGGCGTGATGGTCACCCACGCCAACTTCCTGAGCAATGTCGCCGAGACCGACGAGCTGTGGCCGGCCGGACCCGATGGTGTGGTCGTTTCCTGGCTGCCTCTCTTCCACGACATGGGAATGCTCTTCGGCGTGCTGATGCCGCTGTGCTCCGGGGTCCCCGCCTATCTGATGGCCCCGGAGGCATTCATCCGCCGGCCCGGCCGCTGGCTCGAGGCGATAGCGCGGTTCCGCGGCACGCATGCCGCCGCGCCGAGCTTCGCGTACGAGCTCTGTGTACGGGCCCAGCAGGACGGCAAGGTCGCCACCGACATCGACCTGTCGACCTGGCGGGTGGCGGCCAACGGCGCCGAGCCCGTGCGCTGGCGCGCTGTGCGCTCCTTCGCCGAGGCATTCGCCCCGGCCGGCTTCCACCCCGGCGCCATGTCCCCGGGTTACGGCCTCGCCGAGAACACCCTCAAGGCCACCGGCAGCCGCCTCGGCCAGGAGCCGACCGTGCTGTGGGTGGCCGCAGAAGCGTTGCTGGCCGGCCGGGCCGAACTGCTCGCCCCGGAGGCCGACGGAGCGCAGCCCCTGGTGGGATCGGGCTTCGCGGTCTCCGGCACCCGGGTGCGGATCGTCGACCCCGTGGCGCTGACCGAGTGCGCCGAAGGCTGGGTCGGTGAGATCTGGGTGGACGGGCCATGTGTCGCCGCCGGCTATCTCGGGCGGGAACGCGAGAGCGAGGAGACCTTCCGGGCGGTCATCGCCGGACAGGAGGACGGCCCCGGCGGGAGTACGTATCTGCGCACCGGCGACCTGGGCTTCCTGCTCGACGGCGAGCTGTATGTGACCGGCCGGTTCAAGGACGTCATCATCCGCAACGGCCGCAACTTCTACCCGCAGGACATCGAGCTCTCGGCCGAGAACGCGGCACCGGGCCTGCACCCGAACGCCGCCGCGGCGTTCTCTGTGGACGACGGCGAGACGGAGCGCCTGATCGTCGTCGTCGAAGCCGACGGCAGGGCACTGCGCGGCACCGGCCCGGAAGAGTTGAAGGAACTCGTCCGCAAGGCCGTCCACGAACGGCAGCGACTCGAGACGGACGAGGTCGTGATCGTACGGCGCGGCCTCCTGCCCCGTACCACCAGCGGCAAGGTGCAGCGTCGCGCCTGCCGCAAGCGATACCTGAACAACGAGCTGAAGCCTGCCGCGGCAGCGGAGCGGAGTGCCTGATGGCATCGGAAGAAACCCCCAACAGCCCTTCCCGTAACGGCACCGCCTCGCGCCTCACCGAGCTGCAGCGACGTCGCGACGAACTTGCCGCGCACGCCGGATCCGACGCGGTCAAGCGCCAGCACGAGAAGGGCAAGATGACGGCGCGGGAGCGCATCGACGCCCTTCTCGACCCCGGGACGTTTGTCGAACTGGACGCCTTCGCCCGCCACCGCAGCCACGACTTCGGCATGGAGCGCAACCGTCCGCTGGGGGACGGCGTGGTCACCGGTTACGGCAAGGTGGACGGCCGCAAGGTATGCGTGTTCGCACAGGACTTCACGGTCTTCGGCGGCAGTCTCGGTGAGAAGTACGGCGAGAAGATCGTCAAGGTGATGGATCTGGCCCTCAGTACGGGCTGCCCCATCATCGGCATCAACGACTCCGGCGGCGCCCGCATCCAGGAGGGTGTGGTCTCGCTCGCCTTCTACGCCGAGCTGGTCAAGCGCCATGTCGAGGGCTCGGGCGTCATTCCGCAGATCTCGCTGATGATGGGCCCCTGCGCGGGTGGTGCGGTGTACGCGCCGGCGATCACCGACTTCGTGGTGATGGTGGAGGAGACGTCCCACATGTTCGTCACCGGACCCGAGGTGCTGCGCACCGTCATGGGCCAGACGGTGGACCGCGAGGAGCTGGGCGGGGCGCTCAGCCACAACACCGTGTCCGGCAACGCCCACTACCTGGCGCAGGACGAGAAGGACGCGTTCGAATACGTCCGGCTGCTGCTCAGTCATCTGCCCTCCAACAACATGGAGGACCCGCCGGCCTACGACGTCACCGAGCCCGACAGCCTCACCGAGGCGGACCGGGCCCTGGACACTCTGATCCCCGACAGCCCCAACCAGCCGTACGACATGCGCAGGGTCGTCCGTACCGTCCTCGACTCCGGTGAACTGCTCGAGGTGCAGCCGCTGTTCGCGCAGAACATCGTCTGCGGCCTGGGGCGTGTCAACGGCCAGAGCGTGGGCATCGTCGCCAACCAGCCGAT
This window contains:
- a CDS encoding ACP S-malonyltransferase; translation: MVLDRYARRRVSAADKALGYSLLDRFYEAEDDYSEYTQVAFLVNSLALADRAEDLLGMRPDYCVGPSFGQKAAAAWTGAVDFADTVRMTAELARCEQEFFAVEHQDVVTHSCVRVPDEAFQEYLDGLAANGDWYDISGRLDEGFCMVSIREHLLDGLKKAISAMGGYSMYTMRPPVHAEAFGGLRRKAEEEVLSRYEIRDPKLTVVADQDGSVVRTADAMRTMMLDTFDKAINWPDVVDSLLNLGVRKLYITGPDNLFRRVKCTTRNFDVVAVDPKSVLRSTLRPTKS
- a CDS encoding flavin monoamine oxidase family protein — translated: MSMLVPDFPFSYDDWLRHPAGLGELPPERAGTPVAVVGGGISGLTAAYELMRLGLRPVVYEAGDLGGRMRAVPFATRPEYVAELGAMRFPKSARALFHYINLLGLGTRPFPNPLAPNTPGTLIDVNGRQHWARSQDDLPMLYQEVADAWEKTLQELAELSTVRGAIQQRDIVTLKAVWNRLVRDLDDQSFYGFLASSSSFHSFQHREVFGQVGFGTGGWDTDFPNSVLEILRVVFTEADDDQLSIVGGVQQLPQGLWEQRPESPAHWPEGTSLSSLHGGGPRPAVVGLRRKGSDFVVEDASGDVSVYPAVVFTPHLWTLLNRIDCEPGLLPTEHWTAVERTHYMGSSKVFVLTDRPFWRDIDPRTGRETMGMTLTDRIARGVYLFDNGVDRPGVMCLSYTWNDDSLKFATLSAQQRLEVLLERLGEIYPGVDIRSHIIDEPITVTWETEPHFMGAFKANLPGQYRYQRRLFTHFMQDGMDASHRGFFLSGDDVSWTAGFAEGAVTTALNAVWGVVNHLGGRTPSANPGPGDVFDQLAPVELPYA
- a CDS encoding fatty acyl-AMP ligase; its protein translation is MTRTGPDVRAGNVSTLPEALRLRCEKQPDEIAYVFLRDGEEPDGSLTYRQLEIDAGSRAAALERAGLSGGNAVLLYPSGLEFVRALLGCMYARVAGAPVQVPTRQRGVERLRRIADDAGTRTVLTTGAVKRDLEERFGDLPELAGLTLIDTEALPEAPWTGDGPGPDDIALLQYTSGSTGDPKGVMVTHANFLSNVAETDELWPAGPDGVVVSWLPLFHDMGMLFGVLMPLCSGVPAYLMAPEAFIRRPGRWLEAIARFRGTHAAAPSFAYELCVRAQQDGKVATDIDLSTWRVAANGAEPVRWRAVRSFAEAFAPAGFHPGAMSPGYGLAENTLKATGSRLGQEPTVLWVAAEALLAGRAELLAPEADGAQPLVGSGFAVSGTRVRIVDPVALTECAEGWVGEIWVDGPCVAAGYLGRERESEETFRAVIAGQEDGPGGSTYLRTGDLGFLLDGELYVTGRFKDVIIRNGRNFYPQDIELSAENAAPGLHPNAAAAFSVDDGETERLIVVVEADGRALRGTGPEELKELVRKAVHERQRLETDEVVIVRRGLLPRTTSGKVQRRACRKRYLNNELKPAAAAERSA
- a CDS encoding acyl-CoA carboxylase subunit beta codes for the protein MASEETPNSPSRNGTASRLTELQRRRDELAAHAGSDAVKRQHEKGKMTARERIDALLDPGTFVELDAFARHRSHDFGMERNRPLGDGVVTGYGKVDGRKVCVFAQDFTVFGGSLGEKYGEKIVKVMDLALSTGCPIIGINDSGGARIQEGVVSLAFYAELVKRHVEGSGVIPQISLMMGPCAGGAVYAPAITDFVVMVEETSHMFVTGPEVLRTVMGQTVDREELGGALSHNTVSGNAHYLAQDEKDAFEYVRLLLSHLPSNNMEDPPAYDVTEPDSLTEADRALDTLIPDSPNQPYDMRRVVRTVLDSGELLEVQPLFAQNIVCGLGRVNGQSVGIVANQPIVQAGALDIDASEKAARFIRMCDSFHVPVLSFVDVPGFLPGLEQEQGGIIRRGAKLIYAYAEATVPMVTVVTRKAYGGGYGVMGSKHLGIDVNLAWPTAEIAVMGGESAVSVLHRRAVAEADDPAAERTRLREEYEQALCNPYAAAERGYVDAVIMPHETRASIAGALETLRGKRAHRLPRKHGNIPL